One genomic segment of Rhizobium sp. 11515TR includes these proteins:
- a CDS encoding MFS transporter has product MLKTFEDPIVTTAKAGAAERRNRLKSIIGGSTGNLVEWFDWYVYAAFALYFAPHFFPAGDQTAQLLNSAAVFAVGFVMRPIGAWIMGLYADRKGRKAGLALSVTLMCAGSLIIALTPGYETIGVVAPALLVLARLMQGLSVGGEYGASATYLSEMAGRQRRGFFSSFQYVTLISGQLLAIALLIVLQAVMTPEELNSWGWRIPFFMGAALAVVVFWLRRGLAETESFKNVRASDTQKSGFWMLITRHPKETALVMLLTAGGTLAFYAYSIYMQKFLVNTSGFSRETSSEINAITLFIFMLLQPIAGGLSDKIGRKPLMIGFGLCGVLFTYPIFSALETTRDPFIAGLLVMGALVIVTGYTSINAVVKAELFPAHIRALGVALPYALANTLFGGTAEFVALKFKSSGWEQGFYWYVTAMIGISLIVYLFMRDTARDSAIQED; this is encoded by the coding sequence ATGCTGAAAACATTCGAAGATCCCATCGTGACGACAGCAAAGGCTGGAGCAGCCGAACGGCGCAACCGCCTGAAATCGATTATCGGCGGTTCCACCGGCAATCTGGTCGAATGGTTCGACTGGTATGTCTATGCTGCCTTCGCGCTCTATTTCGCACCGCATTTCTTCCCCGCCGGCGACCAGACGGCGCAGCTGTTGAACTCGGCTGCGGTCTTTGCCGTCGGTTTCGTCATGCGGCCGATCGGCGCCTGGATCATGGGGCTCTATGCCGACCGCAAGGGCCGCAAAGCCGGTCTCGCCCTTTCGGTGACGCTGATGTGCGCGGGGTCGCTGATCATCGCGCTGACGCCGGGATATGAAACCATCGGCGTGGTAGCACCGGCACTTCTGGTTCTCGCCCGCTTGATGCAGGGCCTCTCCGTCGGTGGCGAATATGGCGCCTCCGCGACCTACCTTTCTGAAATGGCCGGCCGCCAGCGCCGCGGTTTCTTCTCGTCCTTTCAGTATGTCACGCTGATCTCGGGCCAGCTTCTCGCAATCGCGCTGCTGATCGTGCTGCAGGCGGTAATGACGCCGGAAGAGCTAAATTCCTGGGGATGGCGCATTCCCTTCTTCATGGGAGCGGCACTTGCAGTCGTGGTCTTTTGGCTGCGGCGCGGCCTGGCCGAAACCGAAAGCTTCAAGAATGTACGCGCAAGCGATACACAGAAATCCGGCTTCTGGATGCTCATCACCCGGCACCCCAAGGAAACCGCGCTCGTCATGCTGCTGACGGCCGGCGGCACGCTCGCCTTCTACGCCTATTCGATCTACATGCAGAAATTCCTGGTCAACACCTCCGGGTTCAGCCGGGAAACGTCGAGCGAGATAAACGCAATCACGTTATTCATTTTCATGCTGCTGCAGCCGATTGCGGGCGGACTCTCCGACAAGATCGGCCGCAAGCCGCTGATGATCGGTTTCGGTCTCTGCGGTGTGCTGTTTACCTATCCGATCTTCTCGGCGCTCGAAACCACAAGGGATCCATTCATCGCCGGGCTGCTCGTCATGGGCGCACTGGTCATCGTCACCGGCTACACATCGATCAATGCCGTCGTGAAGGCGGAACTGTTTCCTGCCCATATCCGAGCTCTCGGCGTCGCGTTACCCTATGCTCTTGCCAACACACTATTCGGCGGCACAGCCGAGTTCGTGGCGCTGAAATTCAAGAGCAGCGGCTGGGAACAGGGTTTCTATTGGTACGTGACCGCGATGATCGGCATTTCGCTGATCGTCTATCTCTTCATGCGGGATACGGCCCGAGACAGCGCCATCCAAGAAGATTGA
- a CDS encoding sensor histidine kinase codes for MNGSNLKRIVFLAAAALAVAVGIWCAALSLSRQDALGRLHAEASGLAVQHSRLLDSELARFRLLPIVLGEYRDLGEALASPTTDAARRLDQKLGFLARETGAYIIYLVDQKGLVISASNAGTEDSFVGKNFSFRPYFSEALKDGTAEYYGAGAISGRPGLFLARRVGDAAAPVGVVVVKFEFDAVSRIWANDPGVTLVVDEHQIILAASDPSQVLTTLAPLSPEDRAGIVASGQYRDAALGPGKYRAEDTGRIRGPRHQILIAAEQPVAGTRLRLLHLLDTRTALQEAQAEAWLLALPAILGLAVIAVAIWWRMTRAARAAADRRALEEAVAARTAELRGEMAERTRAEDRYRDAREELAQANRLASVGSITAGLMHEINQPVATIRTLAENARHHLAANRLDRVGANLDAAVEVTARIGTITQEMRRFSRRGRLAAGAEPLDAIIAGALLLVGNRFRKAGVRLDLPAEGQPHVLAERVRLEQVIVNLLQNAIDAVTEIADPHVALLVNAEGRDVVRLTVADNGPGIDPALAKEIFRPFITGKPNGLGLGLGIAQDIMNDLGGSLTIGSSPLGGAAFVMTMRRA; via the coding sequence ATGAATGGGTCGAACCTCAAGCGAATTGTGTTTCTGGCAGCGGCCGCCTTGGCCGTCGCCGTCGGTATCTGGTGCGCGGCGCTTTCGCTTTCTCGCCAGGACGCACTTGGGCGGCTCCACGCGGAGGCGAGCGGGCTTGCGGTCCAGCATAGTCGTTTGCTCGACAGCGAGCTGGCGCGGTTCCGGCTTCTCCCAATAGTGCTCGGCGAATATCGCGATCTTGGCGAGGCGCTCGCGAGCCCCACAACGGATGCCGCCCGGCGACTCGATCAAAAGCTTGGTTTCCTGGCGCGGGAAACCGGCGCCTATATTATCTACCTCGTCGATCAGAAGGGACTTGTCATTTCCGCGTCGAACGCAGGGACTGAGGACAGCTTCGTCGGCAAGAACTTCAGCTTCCGTCCGTATTTTTCCGAGGCGCTGAAAGACGGCACGGCGGAATATTACGGTGCTGGAGCGATCAGTGGCCGGCCAGGTCTGTTTCTTGCCCGCAGGGTAGGCGATGCCGCCGCTCCGGTAGGAGTGGTCGTGGTCAAATTCGAGTTTGATGCGGTATCGCGGATATGGGCGAACGATCCGGGCGTGACACTCGTCGTCGACGAACACCAGATAATCCTTGCCGCGTCCGATCCGTCACAGGTGCTGACCACGCTTGCGCCGCTGTCGCCGGAAGATCGGGCCGGCATCGTCGCCAGTGGGCAATATCGCGACGCCGCGCTGGGGCCGGGCAAGTATCGCGCCGAGGATACCGGTCGCATACGCGGTCCACGTCATCAGATATTGATTGCGGCGGAGCAGCCGGTCGCCGGCACGCGTCTGCGCCTCCTACATCTTCTTGACACACGTACGGCGTTGCAGGAAGCGCAGGCGGAGGCCTGGCTTCTGGCACTGCCCGCCATCCTGGGGCTGGCCGTCATCGCGGTCGCGATCTGGTGGCGCATGACGCGTGCAGCAAGAGCGGCTGCCGATCGGCGGGCGCTCGAGGAGGCTGTCGCTGCGCGTACGGCCGAGCTGCGCGGCGAGATGGCCGAACGGACGCGGGCCGAAGATCGCTATCGCGATGCCCGTGAGGAACTTGCCCAGGCGAACCGGCTTGCTTCCGTCGGTTCGATCACGGCGGGGTTGATGCACGAAATCAACCAGCCTGTCGCTACCATCCGCACCCTCGCCGAGAATGCCCGCCATCATCTCGCGGCCAATCGCCTCGATCGTGTCGGCGCCAATCTGGATGCCGCGGTCGAGGTGACGGCGCGTATCGGGACGATTACGCAGGAGATGCGGCGGTTTTCGCGCCGCGGTCGGCTGGCGGCGGGAGCGGAGCCGCTCGACGCCATCATTGCCGGCGCCTTGCTGCTGGTCGGAAACCGGTTTCGCAAAGCGGGTGTGCGGCTGGATCTGCCGGCGGAAGGGCAGCCGCATGTGCTTGCCGAACGCGTGCGGCTGGAGCAGGTTATCGTCAATCTGCTGCAGAACGCCATCGACGCCGTTACGGAGATCGCCGATCCGCATGTTGCTCTGCTCGTCAATGCCGAGGGGCGGGATGTGGTGAGGCTGACCGTCGCCGACAACGGCCCCGGCATCGATCCCGCACTGGCCAAGGAAATATTCCGCCCATTCATTACCGGCAAGCCCAATGGGCTCGGTCTCGGGCTCGGGATCGCGCAGGACATCATGAACGATCTCGGCGGATCGTTGACTATCGGTTCGTCGCCGCTCGGCGGCGCGGCATTCGTAATGACTATGAGGCGGGCATGA
- a CDS encoding sigma-54-dependent transcriptional regulator has translation MTLQASQKILLVEDDGPFNAALTDSFVIAGFDVEAHGDGQSALASLATALPGVIVSDIRLPRIDGHDLLEAVLARDPDLPVILMTGQGDIAMAVGALKQGAYDFIAKPFATDHLIASVRRALETRRLVLENRRLRQAAAEAEDASPLLGQTAVMVRLRETIRQVANADVDVLIEGETGTGKELVARLIHRWSRRRARSFIAVDCAALPDAIADETLFGNRIRRGRIAEADRGTLFLDEIDSMSPLLQGRLLRVVEERELPSATGEPTPVDLRIVAATKNDPHGPVVENRVRADLLYRLETVRIRIPPLRERRADIGLLFSAFLDEAARLHGVPRPPIDAGMEARFLTDDWLGNVRELRNYATQAALGLASARSQPSVELGLSDQMDHFEANILRATLERYEGDISEVAQALKLPRRSLYARLQRYGINPSAYRK, from the coding sequence ATGACCCTACAAGCGTCGCAGAAAATCCTTCTGGTCGAGGACGATGGTCCCTTCAATGCAGCGCTTACCGATTCCTTCGTCATAGCGGGCTTCGATGTAGAGGCGCATGGTGATGGGCAGTCGGCCCTGGCAAGCCTTGCAACCGCATTGCCTGGCGTGATCGTCAGTGATATCCGCCTACCCCGCATTGATGGGCACGATCTGCTGGAGGCCGTGCTGGCGCGCGATCCTGATTTGCCTGTTATCCTGATGACTGGCCAAGGCGACATCGCCATGGCGGTCGGGGCGCTGAAACAAGGCGCCTATGATTTCATTGCCAAGCCCTTTGCCACTGATCATCTAATCGCGTCCGTGCGCCGGGCGCTGGAGACGCGTCGGCTGGTGCTGGAAAACCGGCGCTTGAGGCAGGCAGCCGCCGAGGCGGAGGATGCGTCGCCGCTCCTCGGCCAGACGGCGGTCATGGTGCGATTGCGTGAAACGATCCGCCAGGTCGCAAACGCCGACGTGGATGTTCTGATCGAAGGCGAAACGGGTACCGGCAAGGAACTCGTGGCCCGCCTCATCCACCGCTGGAGCAGGCGGCGCGCCCGCAGTTTCATCGCGGTCGATTGTGCCGCGCTGCCGGATGCGATCGCCGACGAGACTCTGTTCGGAAACCGCATCCGGCGCGGGCGCATTGCCGAGGCTGATCGCGGCACGCTGTTTCTCGACGAGATCGACAGCATGTCGCCCCTGCTACAGGGCCGGCTTCTGCGGGTCGTCGAGGAGCGCGAGCTGCCCTCGGCGACCGGCGAGCCGACCCCTGTCGATCTTCGCATCGTCGCTGCGACGAAGAACGATCCGCATGGCCCGGTGGTTGAAAACCGCGTTCGCGCCGATCTACTCTATCGGTTGGAAACCGTCCGGATTCGCATTCCGCCCCTACGGGAGCGCCGCGCTGATATCGGCCTGTTGTTCAGCGCCTTCCTCGACGAGGCCGCCCGCCTGCACGGTGTGCCGCGTCCCCCCATCGACGCCGGGATGGAGGCGCGATTTCTAACCGACGACTGGCTGGGCAATGTCCGGGAGCTGCGCAATTATGCGACCCAAGCGGCGCTTGGCCTTGCCTCCGCTCGCAGCCAACCTTCCGTGGAGCTCGGCCTCTCCGATCAGATGGATCACTTCGAGGCAAACATTCTGCGGGCCACGCTCGAGAGATATGAGGGGGATATTTCTGAGGTCGCACAGGCGCTCAAATTGCCGCGCCGAAGTCTCTATGCCCGTCTGCAACGTTACGGCATCAACCCATCAGCCTACCGTAAGTGA
- a CDS encoding DHA2 family efflux MFS transporter permease subunit — protein MSTITMDGRAIPAAAAEPRASTREWIAVLAGMIGAFMAILNIQITNASLLDIEGGIGTGVDNGAWISTSYLIGEIVVIPLTAYLSSVFSFRRYILVNSVLFPLLSLSCAFAHDLGTMIVLRGLQGFAGGVLIPMAFTMVLTKLPKPQQPLGLAIFALSVTFAPAIGPTIGGYLTENYGWQTIFFINAGPSAIMVVALALTLDKQPMQLKLLREGDWAGIVTMAIGLSALQTVLEEGNKDDWFSSPFIVRLSIVAAVFLTLFIIIELKVSKPLVKLRLLKQRNFGLGVLANILVGVALFGTVYILPQYLGQVQKYNAEQIGNVLAWTGLPQLLLIPLVPLMMKRVDVRWLAFFGIAVFALSCFMNVTLSADNAGDQFFIPNIVRAIGQAFVITPVTAITTAGIAPADAAAASGLTNMLRNLGGAVGTASLGTILTKREQFHSNIIGQSVTLAREEVRERIDQMTDYFLSHGVSDHQAAQQKAIIALGQIIKRQALIMGFSDTFAVIGVVLAIAAITMLFTKRPQAGGGAGAH, from the coding sequence ATGTCCACGATTACAATGGATGGCCGTGCGATACCGGCCGCAGCGGCAGAGCCGCGCGCATCGACAAGAGAGTGGATCGCAGTCCTGGCCGGCATGATCGGCGCGTTCATGGCGATCCTGAATATCCAGATCACCAATGCCTCCCTTCTCGATATCGAAGGGGGCATCGGCACCGGCGTTGATAATGGCGCCTGGATCTCGACCTCTTATCTGATCGGCGAGATCGTCGTCATTCCGCTCACCGCCTATCTCAGCAGCGTCTTCTCGTTTCGCCGTTATATCCTGGTGAACTCGGTGCTGTTTCCGCTGTTGTCGCTCTCCTGCGCCTTTGCCCACGATCTCGGAACGATGATCGTGCTTCGTGGCCTGCAGGGATTTGCCGGCGGCGTGCTGATCCCGATGGCCTTCACCATGGTGCTGACGAAGCTTCCGAAGCCGCAGCAGCCCTTGGGGCTGGCGATCTTCGCACTGTCCGTCACCTTCGCTCCGGCCATCGGCCCGACCATCGGCGGCTACTTGACCGAGAATTATGGCTGGCAGACCATCTTCTTCATCAATGCCGGCCCGAGCGCCATCATGGTGGTGGCGTTGGCGCTGACGCTGGACAAGCAGCCGATGCAGCTGAAATTGCTGCGCGAAGGCGACTGGGCCGGTATCGTCACGATGGCGATCGGCCTCTCCGCCCTGCAAACCGTGCTAGAAGAGGGCAATAAGGACGACTGGTTCTCCTCGCCCTTCATCGTCCGGCTCAGTATCGTCGCGGCCGTGTTCCTGACGCTCTTCATTATCATCGAGCTGAAGGTTTCCAAGCCACTGGTGAAATTGCGGCTGCTGAAGCAAAGGAATTTCGGGCTGGGCGTGCTTGCCAATATTCTCGTCGGCGTCGCACTGTTCGGCACGGTCTATATCCTGCCGCAATATCTCGGCCAAGTGCAGAAATACAATGCCGAGCAGATCGGCAACGTCCTTGCCTGGACGGGCTTGCCGCAGCTGCTGTTGATCCCCCTGGTTCCGCTGATGATGAAGCGGGTGGATGTGCGCTGGCTTGCCTTCTTCGGCATTGCGGTCTTTGCGCTTAGCTGCTTCATGAACGTCACGCTTTCGGCCGATAATGCCGGAGACCAGTTCTTCATTCCGAACATCGTTCGCGCCATCGGCCAGGCCTTCGTCATCACGCCCGTCACCGCGATCACGACAGCAGGAATTGCTCCGGCTGACGCTGCTGCGGCCTCGGGCCTGACGAACATGCTGCGCAACCTCGGCGGCGCCGTGGGTACTGCCTCGCTTGGGACCATCCTGACCAAACGCGAGCAGTTCCACTCCAACATCATCGGCCAATCCGTAACCCTTGCCCGTGAGGAGGTTCGCGAGCGGATCGACCAGATGACCGACTACTTCCTATCGCACGGAGTTTCGGACCATCAGGCAGCCCAGCAGAAGGCGATCATCGCTCTCGGCCAGATCATCAAGAGACAAGCGCTGATCATGGGCTTCAGCGACACCTTCGCCGTCATCGGCGTGGTGCTCGCCATCGCAGCGATCACCATGCTGTTCACCAAGCGCCCGCAGGCCGGCGGCGGCGCAGGTGCCCACTGA
- a CDS encoding HlyD family secretion protein translates to MANNLHIVTSDGASSEAQGTVEAKAKEGITAEPRPEAQQDQEGGNAAAKRSKTPRRLMYGVGAIAIIAAVGYYGHDYWQNGRFEVSTDDAYVQADNSSIAPKISGYLAEVLVKDNETVKAGQPLARIDDRDFRAALDQARADVAAALATIEAEQASLDIQQSTIAAARATLDVDKANETFAEQNNKRYASLASNGYAAVQTAQQAASQIAAAQASIVRDTATLEGAVKQVALLKAQIAQATAALQKSQAVQHQAELNLSYTTIKAPVDGTVGNRTLRIGQYVQAGTQLMSLVPTDQAYIVANYKETQLTNVHAGQPVDIEVDMFPGKVFHGHVDSLAPASGQEFALLPPDNATGNFTKVVQRIPVRIALDPQTTNSGELRPGMSVEPSINTKADAARRN, encoded by the coding sequence ATGGCTAACAATCTGCATATCGTAACGTCCGATGGCGCTTCCAGCGAGGCGCAGGGGACTGTTGAGGCGAAAGCCAAGGAAGGGATAACAGCCGAGCCCCGTCCAGAGGCACAACAAGACCAGGAGGGCGGCAATGCTGCAGCAAAGCGCAGCAAGACGCCGCGCCGGCTGATGTATGGCGTGGGCGCGATCGCCATTATCGCCGCCGTGGGCTATTACGGGCACGACTATTGGCAGAACGGCCGTTTCGAGGTGTCGACCGACGACGCCTATGTCCAGGCCGACAACAGCTCGATCGCCCCGAAGATCTCAGGCTATCTGGCGGAAGTACTAGTCAAGGACAATGAGACAGTAAAGGCCGGTCAGCCGCTCGCCCGCATCGACGACCGTGACTTCCGGGCCGCACTCGATCAGGCAAGGGCCGATGTGGCCGCGGCTCTGGCGACCATAGAGGCAGAGCAGGCTTCATTGGATATTCAGCAGTCAACGATCGCCGCAGCCCGGGCAACGCTGGATGTGGACAAGGCCAATGAAACCTTCGCAGAGCAGAACAACAAGCGCTATGCCAGCCTCGCCTCCAACGGTTATGCGGCCGTGCAGACCGCGCAGCAGGCCGCATCGCAGATCGCCGCGGCGCAGGCTTCCATCGTCAGGGATACCGCAACGCTGGAAGGTGCCGTCAAACAGGTTGCACTTCTGAAAGCCCAGATCGCACAGGCAACCGCCGCCCTGCAGAAAAGCCAGGCCGTTCAGCATCAGGCCGAGCTGAACCTTTCCTATACGACCATCAAGGCTCCCGTCGACGGCACCGTCGGCAACCGTACGCTGCGCATCGGCCAATATGTCCAGGCGGGAACGCAGCTGATGTCGCTCGTGCCGACCGACCAGGCCTATATCGTCGCCAATTACAAGGAGACGCAGCTGACGAACGTCCATGCCGGCCAACCCGTCGATATCGAAGTCGACATGTTCCCCGGCAAGGTCTTCCATGGTCATGTCGACAGCCTTGCGCCGGCAAGCGGACAGGAATTCGCCTTGCTGCCGCCGGACAATGCGACCGGCAACTTCACCAAGGTCGTCCAGCGAATTCCGGTCAGGATTGCGCTTGACCCGCAGACCACGAATAGCGGTGAACTTCGCCCGGGAATGTCCGTCGAGCCGAGCATCAACACGAAAGCAGACGCCGCACGGCGGAACTGA
- a CDS encoding TetR/AcrR family transcriptional regulator: MVLNQKTTKRPRGRPQVRCDDDTKAIVLSSARKRFLEAGYAAACVNDIAQDAGVSTKTVYRLFESKGEIFNAVITDRIARFNVEVDQGLLRHTDLHHGLEQILIAYGRLALDPETIAINRLAVAEADRFPEIAASFYERAIKASTVVFEVWLRSQHDKGAIRIANIPLAAGFLRGMMTMEPQRAVMLGQRQAPDDEEIRTRATECAAIFLQGCISGSA, from the coding sequence ATGGTCCTAAATCAAAAAACCACGAAACGACCACGAGGACGGCCGCAGGTCCGCTGCGATGACGACACCAAGGCGATCGTCCTTTCGTCTGCGCGCAAGCGTTTTCTGGAGGCGGGCTATGCCGCTGCATGCGTCAACGACATCGCGCAGGATGCGGGAGTATCGACCAAAACAGTCTATCGGCTGTTCGAAAGCAAGGGCGAGATCTTCAATGCCGTGATTACGGATCGCATCGCGCGCTTCAACGTCGAGGTGGATCAGGGCTTGCTCAGGCACACGGATCTGCATCATGGGCTGGAACAGATCCTGATTGCCTACGGCCGTCTGGCACTGGACCCGGAAACCATCGCGATCAATCGTCTGGCCGTAGCCGAGGCTGATCGCTTTCCCGAAATCGCGGCCTCCTTCTACGAACGGGCGATCAAGGCCTCGACCGTGGTTTTCGAGGTATGGCTGCGCAGCCAGCACGATAAGGGAGCGATTAGAATTGCCAATATCCCCCTTGCGGCCGGCTTCCTCAGGGGCATGATGACCATGGAGCCGCAGCGGGCTGTCATGCTGGGTCAGCGCCAGGCTCCTGACGACGAGGAAATAAGAACCCGCGCGACGGAATGTGCGGCGATCTTCCTGCAGGGCTGCATTTCCGGCTCGGCTTGA
- the copC gene encoding copper homeostasis periplasmic binding protein CopC, with product MPPIKKLLLAAGVISIAFAGQAMAHAHLKSAVPAADGTVKTAPSELDLTFSEALNLKFSGVKVTGPNKASVKTGEGMLMNSGTTLMVPVTDKLPAGKYTVEWHALSTDGHKTNGSYSFTIAP from the coding sequence ATGCCCCCGATCAAGAAATTGCTCCTCGCTGCCGGCGTCATCAGCATCGCCTTTGCCGGCCAAGCCATGGCACACGCCCATCTGAAGTCGGCCGTTCCGGCAGCCGACGGCACAGTCAAGACCGCACCATCCGAACTCGACCTAACCTTCTCGGAAGCCCTCAATCTGAAATTCAGCGGCGTCAAGGTAACCGGCCCCAACAAGGCGAGCGTAAAGACCGGAGAAGGTATGCTGATGAACAGCGGCACTACGCTGATGGTGCCCGTGACCGACAAATTGCCAGCCGGCAAGTACACGGTCGAATGGCATGCGCTCTCCACGGACGGCCACAAGACCAACGGGAGCTACAGTTTCACCATTGCGCCTTGA
- a CDS encoding SCO family protein, translating to MSNRLRFVAAAVAVTLAAGAGVIGYATFLGVPEVQATGGPGTAFTLTDDRGEPITENALSGHPSLVYFGYTHCPDVCPTTLYDMAGWFKTLGPQADGLKAYFFTVDPERDTPEIMHSYTGNFTDRITGITGDPTEMQKAIKGWRIYAKKVPSPDGGYTMDHTASVLLVDAGGKLRGTIAYQENNDVALQKIRNLLQQD from the coding sequence ATGTCAAATAGACTACGTTTCGTCGCAGCTGCCGTCGCCGTTACGCTTGCCGCCGGTGCGGGTGTGATCGGCTACGCAACGTTCCTGGGGGTGCCTGAGGTGCAGGCCACGGGCGGTCCCGGCACAGCCTTCACGCTCACGGACGATCGCGGTGAGCCCATCACCGAAAACGCCCTGTCGGGCCATCCCTCGCTCGTCTATTTCGGCTATACGCATTGCCCCGACGTTTGTCCGACAACGCTTTACGACATGGCGGGCTGGTTCAAGACGCTCGGACCGCAGGCCGATGGGCTGAAAGCCTATTTCTTCACCGTCGACCCGGAGCGCGACACGCCGGAGATCATGCATAGCTACACCGGCAATTTTACCGACCGCATCACCGGGATCACGGGTGATCCCACCGAAATGCAGAAGGCCATTAAGGGCTGGCGCATCTATGCCAAGAAAGTGCCGAGCCCGGATGGTGGATATACCATGGATCATACCGCCTCCGTGTTGCTCGTCGATGCCGGCGGCAAACTCAGAGGCACCATCGCCTATCAGGAAAACAATGATGTCGCGCTGCAGAAGATCCGAAATCTGCTGCAGCAGGATTAA
- a CDS encoding copper chaperone PCu(A)C, which translates to MLKQISALAAFGLAFLSSSLASADDVKIGNLTISAPYVRAMVPGAPVGGGYMTITNTGDTDDRLVAASSPRAATVQIHEMKMDKDVMIMRELAGGLPIPAGQTVELKPGGYHLMFMKVAEPFLQGQTVKATLKFEKAGSVDVDFPVGSIAANRETSHVK; encoded by the coding sequence ATGCTGAAACAGATTTCTGCCCTTGCCGCCTTCGGGCTGGCATTCCTGTCTTCTTCCCTCGCTTCTGCCGACGATGTCAAAATCGGCAATCTCACCATTTCAGCGCCCTATGTTCGCGCCATGGTGCCGGGAGCTCCCGTCGGTGGCGGTTATATGACCATCACGAATACCGGCGACACCGACGACCGGCTGGTGGCTGCGAGCTCACCGCGCGCTGCAACGGTCCAGATTCACGAGATGAAGATGGACAAAGACGTCATGATCATGCGCGAGCTCGCCGGCGGCCTGCCGATACCGGCCGGCCAGACCGTGGAACTCAAACCCGGCGGCTATCACCTCATGTTCATGAAGGTTGCCGAGCCCTTCCTTCAGGGCCAGACGGTGAAAGCAACGCTCAAATTCGAAAAGGCCGGCTCTGTCGACGTCGATTTCCCTGTGGGATCGATAGCGGCGAACAGGGAGACGTCCCATGTCAAATAG
- a CDS encoding PepSY-associated TM helix domain-containing protein: protein MSAFTAAEPAAAATHNVSLYRAIWRWHFFAGLLVIPFMLNLAITGSLYLFKDQIADTFYSHRYLVAETGTMLQPQQIADAALAAFPGTRVTSYHEASAPNRSAWITISKGGQSTIVYVNPYDGSILGSVGSKQEFGWVVKRIHSLEYFGKWANRLIEIVAGFALVLVVTGIYLWWPRQQSGGVLTIRGNPSRRVFWRDLHAVTGALAGILIFFLAFSGMPWSGYWGANVNAWLTANNLGTPAAVWDEVPKSTKVTQDVVDRAGWVVENAPVPPSDIAPTQSARPIGLNKAVHIMHGLGMVAGSDLAIPSDPTGVYTASHYFGDLGEERTVHIDQYSGKPLVDISYDQYPALGKAIEWGINVHQGQEWGLFNQLLMLATCLAIVLCCVTAATMWWKRRPSGRLGVPPMPPQKSVYIGLWLIAIIFGVAFPLTGAAIVAMLLLDQFVVRFVPPLRRFFS from the coding sequence ATGTCTGCCTTTACCGCTGCAGAGCCTGCAGCCGCAGCAACCCATAATGTCTCGCTCTATCGCGCAATCTGGCGCTGGCATTTCTTCGCTGGCCTTCTCGTCATTCCCTTCATGCTCAATCTGGCGATCACCGGTTCGCTCTATCTGTTCAAGGATCAGATTGCCGATACTTTCTATTCGCATCGTTACCTCGTCGCCGAGACCGGCACGATGTTGCAGCCGCAGCAGATCGCCGATGCGGCGCTCGCAGCTTTCCCCGGCACCCGTGTGACCTCCTATCATGAAGCGTCAGCACCGAACCGCTCGGCCTGGATAACCATATCCAAGGGCGGTCAATCGACCATCGTCTACGTCAATCCCTATGACGGCAGCATCCTGGGATCGGTGGGGTCGAAACAGGAGTTCGGCTGGGTGGTCAAGCGCATCCACAGCCTCGAATATTTCGGAAAATGGGCCAATCGCCTGATCGAGATTGTCGCGGGCTTTGCCCTCGTCCTCGTGGTGACCGGCATCTATCTGTGGTGGCCGCGCCAGCAGAGCGGCGGCGTGCTGACAATTCGCGGCAATCCGTCCCGGCGCGTCTTCTGGCGCGACCTGCATGCCGTGACGGGGGCCCTTGCCGGCATCCTCATCTTCTTCCTGGCCTTCAGCGGCATGCCATGGTCCGGTTACTGGGGCGCCAATGTCAATGCCTGGCTGACGGCGAATAATCTCGGAACACCGGCAGCGGTGTGGGACGAGGTGCCGAAATCGACGAAGGTCACACAGGATGTTGTCGATCGCGCCGGCTGGGTGGTCGAGAATGCGCCCGTTCCGCCCTCCGATATCGCCCCAACGCAATCGGCGAGGCCGATCGGCCTGAACAAAGCCGTCCACATCATGCACGGCCTGGGCATGGTTGCGGGCTCCGATCTCGCGATCCCTTCGGATCCGACCGGCGTCTATACCGCAAGTCATTATTTCGGCGACCTCGGCGAGGAGCGAACGGTCCACATCGATCAATATTCCGGCAAACCGCTCGTCGACATTTCCTATGACCAGTATCCGGCGCTCGGCAAGGCGATCGAATGGGGTATCAATGTCCATCAGGGACAGGAATGGGGCCTTTTCAACCAACTTCTGATGCTGGCCACTTGTCTCGCCATCGTTCTTTGCTGCGTGACGGCTGCGACCATGTGGTGGAAGCGAAGGCCATCGGGCCGTCTCGGCGTGCCGCCGATGCCGCCGCAAAAATCGGTCTATATCGGCCTGTGGCTCATCGCCATCATCTTCGGGGTGGCCTTCCCGCTGACGGGAGCCGCCATCGTCGCGATGCTGCTCCTCGACCAGTTCGTAGTTCGTTTCGTGCCGCCGCTCCGGCGTTTCTTTTCCTGA